A genome region from Setaria italica strain Yugu1 chromosome III, Setaria_italica_v2.0, whole genome shotgun sequence includes the following:
- the LOC101768101 gene encoding uncharacterized protein LOC101768101: MGNGLSPCLCPGSAARGEAARLVFWGGSARMADERGPGITAGDVAAELPDQHLVCAADSFFIGLPVPALPPGERLVAGRTYFVLPAARFSCRQALTAATLAKLSPSPAAKVPLAGGAASPFEYVTGADGAPLIKIVPEFIEKVITSCGGGKCGAAAKQLCSTPELKKHYMQLVGARAERPWSPGLETISEAEKRRRMPSPVRLIELAKASSR, from the coding sequence ATGGGCAACGGCCTTTCCCCGTGCCTGTGCCCCGggtccgccgcccgcggcgaggcggcgcggctggTGTTCTGGGGCGGGTCGGCGAGGATGGCCGACGAGCGTGGGCCCGGCATCACCGCCGGGGACGTCGCGGCGGAGCTCCCCGACCAGCACCTCGTCTGCGCCGCGGACTCCTTCTTCATCGGCCTGCCGgtcccggcgctgccgccggggGAGCGGCTCGTGGCCGGGCGGACCTACTTCGTGCTCCCCGCGGCGCGCTTCTCCTGCCGCCAGGCGCTCACCGCCGCGACGCTCGCAAAGCTCTCGCCGTCCCCCGCCGCGAAGGTGCCCCTTGCCGGGGGCGCGGCGTCCCCGTTCGAGTACGTCACGGGCGCCGACGGCGCGCCGCTCATCAAGATCGTGCCCGAGTTCATCGAGAAGGTGATCACgtcgtgcggcggcggcaagtgcggcgcggcggcgaagcAACTGTGCAGCACGCCGGAGCTGAAGAAGCACTACATGCAGCTCGTGGgggcgcgggcggagcggcCGTGGTCGCCGGGGCTGGAGACGATATCGGAGGccgagaagaggaggaggatgccgtcGCCGGTGAGGCTGATCGAGCTGGCGAAGGCTTCTTCAAGATAG
- the LOC101767696 gene encoding ABC transporter G family member 23 yields MVVCRDISWVQAHGCVTRSSNRAGINLQMEDDGSGELYLLSRFAPSSSSPAQLRGVERTMDPHKDLSSELDPALLMSASTSSSSPPDSASPSFSFSHPSPPHYTLAVNDLSCPAPRRRASILPSCFSANPANPDTGAGEGLLKSVSFTATSSNILAIVGPSGAGKSTLLRILSGRGTGTEIAKPGTVSLNGHAVTSRAQLRRLCGFVTQDDNLLPLLTVRETILFAAQFRLRAAATAQERLDHVEALMQELGLSEVADSYVGGGGGGGCGAPAARGVSGGERKRVSIAVDIVHDPPVLLLDEPTSGLDSRSAMDVLALLHEVSRARRQVVVLSIHQPSYRMLGYISSLLLLSRGAVAHSGTLGSLEDALARLGHKIPAQLNPLELAMEVTNELQEDRARFPALTARNDDDEEDEMGLVNHAGRGLDVPDQGYCSRFTEVSALTVRCWRTMHRTRELFAARAAQAVVGGLGLGSVYFRLSPDNPDGVALRLGLFAFTLSFLLSSTVEALPVLLHERRVLMREASRRAYRLSSYVAANALVFAPCLLAVSLLFSAPLYWLAGLRAEPATTFVFFVLAVWLIVLMASSLVLFLSAVSPDFVMGNALICVFLGVFFLFSGYFIPKDSIPRYWAFMYYVSMYRYPLDLLLINEYGGSAAGKCVAWVGGDHGGAMAGGACLRTGADVLRDRGIDEGMKWVNVGVILGFFLLYRVMCWAVLVRRASKTTL; encoded by the coding sequence ATGGTGGTGTGCCGCGACATTTCGTGGGTGCAAGCGCATGGATGCGTAACACGTTCAAGCAATCGAGCTGGGATTAATTTGCAAATGGaagacgacggcagcggcgagcTATATTTGCTGAGCCGCTTCgcgccgtcctcgtcgtcgcctgctCAGCTGCGAGGCGTGGAGAGAACCATGGATCCTCACAAGGACCTGTCGTCGGAGCTGGACCCGGCGCTGCTCATGTCTGCGtccacgtcctcctcctcgccgccggacTCCGCCTCGCCATCCTTCTCATTCTCCCACCCGTCCCCGCCCCACTACACCCTCGCCGTCAACGACCTCTCCTGCcccgcccctcgccgccgcgcctccatcCTGCCCTCCTGCTTCTCCGCCAACCCGGCGAACCCCGACACCGGTGCCGGCGAGGGGCTGCTCAAGTCCGTGTCCTTCACCGCCACCAGCTCCAACATCCTCGCCATCGTGGGCCCCAGCGGCGCGGGCAAGTCGACGCTGCTCCGCATCCTGTCCGGCCGCGGCACGGGCACCGAGATCGCCAAGCCCGGCACGGTGTCGCTCAACGGCCACGCCGTCACCTCCCGCGCGCAGCTGCGGCGGCTGTGTGGATTCGTCACGCAGGACGACAACCTCCTCCCGCTGCTCACCGTCCGGGAGACCATCCTCTTCGCCGCGCAGTTCAGGCTCCGCGCTGCCGCCACGGCCCAGGAGCGCCTCGACCACGTGGAGGCGCTGATGCAGGAGCTGGGCTTGTCCGAGGTGGCCGACAGCtacgtcggcggcggtggcgggggcggctgcggcgcgccggccgcccgcggcgTGTCCGGCGGCGAGCGGAAGCGGGTGTCCATCGCGGTGGACATCGTGCACGACCCGCCCGTGCTGCTGCTGGACGAGCCCACGTCGGGGCTCGACAGCCGGTCCGCCATGGACGTCCTCGCGCTGCTGCACGAGGTGtcccgcgcgcggcggcaggTGGTGGTGCTCAGCATCCACCAGCCCAGCTACCGTATGCTCGGCTACATTTCCtcgctgctcctcctctcccgcggCGCCGTGGCGCACTCCGGCACGCTCGGGTCGCTGGAGGACGCGCTGGCGCGGCTGGGACACAAGATCCCCGCGCAGCTTAACCCGCTCGAGCTCGCCATGGAGGTCACCAACGAGCTCCAGGAGGACCGCGCCAGGTTCCCCGCGCTCACCGCacgcaacgacgacgacgaggaagacGAGATGGGCCTTGTCAACCACGCCGGCCGCGGCCTCGACGTCCCCGACCAGGGCTACTGCAGCCGCTTCACGGAGGTCTCGGCGCTGACGGTGCGGTGCTGGCGCACCATGCACCGCACGCGCGAGCTCttcgcggcgcgggcggcgcaggccgtgGTGGGCGGGCTGGGCCTCGGCAGCGTCTACTTCCGCCTGAGCCCGGACAACCCCGACGGCGTGGCGCTCCGGCTGGGCCTCTTCGCCTTCACCctgtccttcctcctctcctccaccgtGGAGGCCCTGCCCGTCCTCCTCCACGAGCGCCGTGTGCTGATGCGGGAGGCCTCCCGCCGGGCCTACCGCCTCTCCTCCTACGTGGCTGCCAACGCGCTGGTCTTCGCGCCGTGCCTCCTCGCCGTGTCGCTCCTCTTCTCGGCGCCGCTCTACTGGCTGGCGGGGCTCCGCGCCGAGCCCGCCACGACCTTCGTCTTCTTCGTCCTCGCCGTCTGGCTCATCGTGCTCATGGCAAGCTCGCTCGTGCTCTTCCTCAGCGCCGTGTCGCCGGACTTCGTGATGGGGAACGCCCTCATCTGCGTGTTCCTgggcgtcttcttcctcttctccggcTACTTCATCCCCAAGGACAGCATCCCGAGGTACTGGGCGTTCATGTACTACGTGTCCATGTACAGGTACCCGCTGGACCTGCTGCTCATCAACGAGTACGGGGGCAGCGCGGCGGGCAAGTGCGTCGCCTGGGTAGGAGGAGATCACGgtggcgccatggccggcggggcGTGCTTGAGGACCGGAGCCGACGTGCTCAGGGACAGGGGCATCGACGAGGGGATGAAGTGGGTCAACGTCGGGGTCATTCTGGGGTTCTTCCTGCTGTACAGGGTCATGTGCTGGGCCGTGCTCGTCAGGAGGGCATCCAAGACCACCCTGTGA
- the LOC101766887 gene encoding AP-3 complex subunit mu, which yields MLQCIFLLSDSGEVMVEKQMAGHRVDRAICSWFWDYVLAHAAGDPSKVLQVVVSPTHYLFHIYRNGVTFLACTQVEMPPLMAIEFLSRVGDVLTDYLGDLNEDIIKDNFVIVYQILDEMMDNGFPLTTEPNILKEMIAPPNIVNKMLNIVTGKSSTLGSKLPDAAASYVPWRSTVVKDASNEVYVNIVEELDACVNREGALVKCEAYGDVQVNCSLAGVPELTMSFANPAIINDVTFHPCVRFKPWESNQVLSFVPPDGQFKLMSYRVKKLKKTPIYVKPQLTSDSGNCRVSVMVGIRNDPGKPIDSITVQFQLPPLIISADLTANYGTVDILANKTCLWTIGQIPKDRAPMLSGNLRLEEGLAQLHTLPTFQVKFKIMGVALSGLQIDKLDVKNTPSAPYKGFRAQSQAGKYEVRS from the exons ATGCTCCAGtgcatcttcctcctctccgaTTCCGG GGAGGTGATGGTGGAGAAGCAGATGGCGGGACACCGCGTGGACCGCGCCATCTGCAGCTGGTTCTGGGACTACGTcctcgcccacgccgccggcgacccgTCCAAA GTCTTGCAGGTTGTGGTGTCACCAACGCATTACTTGTTTCATATCTATCGCAATGGTGTAACGTTCTTGGCATGCACCCAAGTAGAGATGCCTCCACTGATGGCTATCGAG TTCCTTTCTCGTGTGGGTGATGTCTTGACAGATTATCTTGGAGATCTGAATGAAGACATAATCAAGGACAACTTTGTAATTGTATATCAG ATTTTAGATGAGATGATGGACAATGGTTTTCCACTCACGACTGAGCCAAACATCTTGAAAGAGATGATTGCCCCACCTAATATTGTGAACAAAATGTTGAATATTGTGACTGGTAAAAGTTCTACTCTTGGCAGCAAACTTCCAGACGCAGCTGCTTCTTATGTACCTTGGCGATCAACAGTAGTCAAGGACGCAAGCAATGAAGTCTATGTTAACATAGTTGAGGAACTTGATGCATGTGTAAACAG AGAGGGGGCTCTAGTAAAATGTGAAGCATATGGTGATGTTCAAGTAAATTGCAGCCTCGCAGGTGTACCAGAATTGACTATGTCATTTGCAAACCCTGCAATTATCAATGATGTTACGTTCCACCCCTGTGTCCGATTCAAGCCCTGGGAGTCAAATCAGGTCCTATCATTTGTTCCTCCCGATGGACAATTCAAGCTCATGAGTTACAG GGTTAAGAAATTGAAGAAGACACCAATTTATGTGAAACCACAGCTGACGTCTGATTCTGGGAATTGCCGTGTTAGTGTGATGGTGGGGATCCGAAATGATCCTGGGAAACCCATCGATTCTATAACAGTGCAGTTTCAGTTGCCCCCTCTTATTATTTCTGCGGATTTGACTGCAAACTATGGCACAGTTGACATCCTTGCCAACAAG ACTTGTCTCTGGACAATTGGGCAGATACCAAAAGATAGAGCACCAATGCTCTCTGGAAATTTACGTCTAGAGGAAGGACTTGCTCAGTTGCATACGCTGCCAACATTTCAGGTGAAATTCAAGATTATGGGAGTTGCTCTATCTGGTCTTCAAATTGATAAGCTGGACGTGAAAAACACACCAAGCGCTCCATACAAAGGTTTTAGAGCCCAGAGTCAAGCTGGAAAGTATGAGGTCAGATCGTAG